A stretch of DNA from Phycisphaerales bacterium:
CGTTGAGGATTTTATGACTGAGGCTGGAATCCTTATTTTTTCAATACGCAAATCTCTTATCTTAAGTCCCATTGCAAGTGCACTAACACTTGCGTTAAAGAGAACAGAAGTAGTCAGCTCATCTTGATAGCTATCTAATAAATGAACTGGACGATTCAGTTGTTTGACCGCTTTCATAAACGCAGATCGAAGAAGCTGGTCCTGACAAAAACGGCCGAGATCTTGGCATGAATACTGTCTTTGTTCAGCCATTACGTTTTGGCTAAATAAACAAATATCGTCAATGGCAACCATGAACCGAGCTTCGACATGAATTGGAATTTGGCCAAGTACAGGATCGGCAATATAAAGTGGAACTTTGTCTCGCCATTTCAAATCGTCTATGGGATCGGTTGTAACAAATGTAAGCGATGCATTGATTGGGCCTTGCCGAGCAGCTGTCTGGGTGGCATACCATTCAAGTTGGCTCATCGAAACCGTATCGAGGCAGTAGCGTCCATATGAAAATATGATGAGTGGGAAATCAAGTATGGTTTGGCCATTCACGGGGCCCAATAGAACTTGCTGGCGCTTATTCACGCGCAGTTTTGTGCCCCATCTAATAGAATCCGTGGTGGAGGATGGCAGCCGCCTTGCAACGCATTCACCATCGGTGTCAGCGGTTAGGGTAATCGGATTGGAGCCACTTGATCTCATAA
This window harbors:
- a CDS encoding SPFH domain-containing protein — its product is MRSSGSNPITLTADTDGECVARRLPSSTTDSIRWGTKLRVNKRQQVLLGPVNGQTILDFPLIIFSYGRYCLDTVSMSQLEWYATQTAARQGPINASLTFVTTDPIDDLKWRDKVPLYIADPVLGQIPIHVEARFMVAIDDICLFSQNVMAEQRQYSCQDLGRFCQDQLLRSAFMKAVKQLNRPVHLLDSYQDELTTSVLFNASVSALAMGLKIRDLRIEKIRIPASVIKSSTSVGKDRGTAKESFKQGLYGIPASLGLEMVIPRSVTRLLPTTPGELPDGALMKQAISDPVQYLERLAHLRDRGLLSQSDFDDHKYGLLRVK